A single genomic interval of Terriglobus albidus harbors:
- the qhpC gene encoding quinohemoprotein amine dehydrogenase subunit gamma — MKHLRAINRKAARIAEQTSAEQNDIVAMQQQQPPPQQPHVPMGCSIVFSPGWEVDSAGGTAGLCQPVERDIFDCYVTCFWPAQVPDHLNNYPDWTTKCAVATKDWRNIDIVFP, encoded by the coding sequence ATGAAGCATCTGCGGGCGATCAACAGGAAGGCTGCTCGTATTGCCGAACAAACTTCGGCGGAGCAGAACGACATTGTGGCGATGCAGCAACAGCAGCCGCCGCCGCAGCAACCGCACGTCCCCATGGGATGTTCCATTGTCTTTTCCCCGGGATGGGAAGTCGACTCGGCCGGTGGTACGGCGGGCCTATGCCAGCCGGTGGAGCGGGACATCTTTGACTGCTACGTCACCTGCTTCTGGCCGGCCCAGGTTCCGGATCACCTGAACAACTATCCGGACTGGACCACCAAGTGCGCTGTCGCTACGAAGGACTGGCGCAACATCGACATCGTCTTTCCCTAA